A portion of the Ricinus communis isolate WT05 ecotype wild-type chromosome 10, ASM1957865v1, whole genome shotgun sequence genome contains these proteins:
- the LOC8280497 gene encoding transcription factor MYB53, producing MTGISPFQDENGLKKGPWTPEEDKKLVDYIQEHGHGSWRALPRLAGLNRCGKSCRLRWTNYLRPDIKRGKFSEEEEQIIINLHAVLGNKWSAIAQHLPGRTDNEIKNFWNTHLKKKLLQMGIDPVTHRPRPDLNILANLPQLLAAANLSNLMSNNITWDINGLRSLQTDPTQLAKLQLLNNILQVLSNSGPLPNMETAAAINLLGSSIRDHQLYEYPTLNSQLEGLLLSSTSQAHFLPNFPNLETIFQPPLLSDIKASTNSNNGQMDSSLYCIPTSNPLPPLVSASPEDHCQTLMNQAETKINPDDISNPSSTSTTFEAWGDLMDDEASDTYWKDLIDQATSQPWPMSE from the exons ATGACGGGGATATCACCATTCCAGGACGAAAATGGCCTCAAGAAAGGTCCGTGGACGCCAGAAGAGGACAAGAAGCTTGTCGACTACATTCAGGAACATGGCCATGGAAGTTGGAGAGCACTTCCAAGGCTTGCTGGGTTAAATAGATGTGGAAAGAGTTGCAGACTTAGATGGACTAATTATCTCAGGCCTGATATCAAGAGAGGAAAGTTCTCTGAAGAAGAAGAGCAAATTATCATCAACCTCCATGCAGTTCTTGGGAACAA gtgGTCAGCAATAGCACAACATCTTCCAGGGCGGACCGATAATGAAATCAAAAATTTTTGGAATACTCATCTAAAGAAAAAGCTTCTGCAAATGGGAATAGACCCAGTCACTCACAGGCCAAGACCTGACCTCAATATCCTTGCAAACCTGCCACAATTGCTTGCTGCTGCTAACCTCAGCAATCTTATGAGTAACAATATTACTTGGGACATCAATGGTCTCAGGTCACTACAAACAGATCCTACACAGCTAGCCAAACTCCAATTATTGAACAATATACTACAAGTCTTAAGCAATTCCGGTCCACTCCCAAACATGGAAACTGCAGCAGCAATTAATCTTCTTGGATCAAGTATTAGAGACCATCAACTGTATGAATATCCTACCTTGAACTCTCAACTAGAAGGATTACTACTTAGCAGTACTAGCCAAGCTCATTTTCTGCCCAATTTTCCAAATTTAGAAACAATTTTTCAACCGCCATTGTTAAGTGACATTAAAGCTAGCACCAACAGCAATAATGGTCAAATGGATTCTTCATTATATTGTATACCAACTTCAAACCCACTTCCTCCATTGGTTTCTGCTTCACCTGAAGATCATTGTCAAACATTAATGAACCAAGCAGAAACTAAGATCAACCCCGATGATATTTCTAACCCTTCTTCCACTTCAACCACTTTTGAAGCTTGGGGAGATCTCATGGATGATGAGGCAAGTGACACTTACTGGAAAGATTTAATTGA CCAAGCAACTTCTCAACCATGGCCAATGTCAGAGTAG
- the LOC8280498 gene encoding inositol-tetrakisphosphate 1-kinase 1 isoform X1 codes for MSTTTEGKRHRIGYALAPKKVQSFIQPSLINHASSHNIDLIPINPSESLIEQGPFDSIIHKLYGTDWKKQLEKFSLQYPNVPIIDSPEAIERLHNRISMLEVVNRLKIPKRSEILEVPKQVVVLDSENLKENGLVGELGFPLVAKPLVADGSATSHKMYQIFDTDGLQRLDAPIILQDFVNHGGVIFKIYVAGDYVQCVKRKSLPDISREKLATLKGSLSFSQISNLNAREKSKGGQDDVVDLEKVEMPPLGFVEEIARAMREETGLSLFNFDVIRDAKVGNRYLVIDINYFPGYAKMPNYESVLTDFFLDLVRNKERELIAGSIEDGEQASNTGGEQKGNND; via the coding sequence ATGTCGACAACAACAGAGGGGAAACGACACCGTATAGGCTATGCGTTAGCACCAAAGAAAGTTCAAAGCTTTATCCAACCATCACTAATTAACCATGCGAGTAGTCACAACATCGATCTAATCCCAATTAACCCTTCAGAGTCACTAATCGAACAAGGACCGTTCGATTCCATCATCCACAAATTGTACGGTACTGATTGGAAAAAACAACTGGAGAAATTCTCTTTACAATACCCTAATGTCCCAATTATCGATTCTCCAGAAGCAATTGAGAGGCTTCATAATAGAATTTCTATGCTTGAAGTAGTGAATCGGTTGAAAATTCCTAAAAGAAGTGAAATTTTGGAAGTGCCTAAACAAGTTGTTGTTTTGGATTCAgagaatttaaaagaaaatggtttAGTTGGGGAATTAGGGTTTCCTTTGGTCGCGAAACCCTTAGTTGCTGATGGGAGTGCAACCTCTCATAAAATGTATCAAATATTTGATACTGATGGTTTACAGAGGCTAGATGCACCTATTATCTTGCAAGATTTTGTTAATCACGGGGGtgttattttcaaaatttatgtaGCTGGTGATTATGTTCAGTGTGTAAAGAGGAAATCTTTACCTGATATTTCACGTGAGAAATTGGCTACACTAAAgggttctttatctttttctcaaaTATCGAATCTGAATGCTAGAGAGAAGAGTAAGGGTGGTCAGGATGATGTAGTTGATCTCGAGAAAGTTGAAATGCCACCGTTGGGTTTTGTAGAGGAGATAGCTAGGGCAATGAGGGAGGAAACTGGGCTCAGTTTGTTCAACTTTGATGTAATTAGGGATGCTAAAGTTGGGAATAGGTATCTTGTTATTGATATTAACTATTTTCCGGGTTATGCTAAGATGCCAAATTATGAGTCTGTTTTGACTGATTTTTTCTTGGATCTTGTTCGCAATAAGGAGAGAGAGCTGATAGCTGGTAGTATTGAGGATGGCGAGCAGGCAAGCAATACTGGTGGCGAGCAAAAGGGGAACAATGATTGA
- the LOC8280498 gene encoding inositol-tetrakisphosphate 1-kinase 1 isoform X2 gives MSTTTEGKRHRIGYALAPKKVQSFIQPSLINHASSHNIDLIPINPSESLIEQGPFDSIIHKLYGTDWKKQLEKFSLQYPNVPIIDSPEAIERLHNRISMLEVVNRLKIPKRSEILEVPKQVVVLDSENLKENGLVGELGFPLVAKPLVADGSATSHKMYQIFDTDGLQRLDAPIILQDFVNHGGVIFKIYVAGDYVQCVKRKSLPDISREKLATLKGSLSFSQISNLNAREKSKGGQDDVVDLEKVEMPPLGFVEEIARAMREETGLSLFNFDVIRDAKVGNRRES, from the exons ATGTCGACAACAACAGAGGGGAAACGACACCGTATAGGCTATGCGTTAGCACCAAAGAAAGTTCAAAGCTTTATCCAACCATCACTAATTAACCATGCGAGTAGTCACAACATCGATCTAATCCCAATTAACCCTTCAGAGTCACTAATCGAACAAGGACCGTTCGATTCCATCATCCACAAATTGTACGGTACTGATTGGAAAAAACAACTGGAGAAATTCTCTTTACAATACCCTAATGTCCCAATTATCGATTCTCCAGAAGCAATTGAGAGGCTTCATAATAGAATTTCTATGCTTGAAGTAGTGAATCGGTTGAAAATTCCTAAAAGAAGTGAAATTTTGGAAGTGCCTAAACAAGTTGTTGTTTTGGATTCAgagaatttaaaagaaaatggtttAGTTGGGGAATTAGGGTTTCCTTTGGTCGCGAAACCCTTAGTTGCTGATGGGAGTGCAACCTCTCATAAAATGTATCAAATATTTGATACTGATGGTTTACAGAGGCTAGATGCACCTATTATCTTGCAAGATTTTGTTAATCACGGGGGtgttattttcaaaatttatgtaGCTGGTGATTATGTTCAGTGTGTAAAGAGGAAATCTTTACCTGATATTTCACGTGAGAAATTGGCTACACTAAAgggttctttatctttttctcaaaTATCGAATCTGAATGCTAGAGAGAAGAGTAAGGGTGGTCAGGATGATGTAGTTGATCTCGAGAAAGTTGAAATGCCACCGTTGGGTTTTGTAGAGGAGATAGCTAGGGCAATGAGGGAGGAAACTGGGCTCAGTTTGTTCAACTTTGATGTAATTAGGGATGCTAAAGTTGGGAATAG GAGAGAGAGCTGA